From a region of the Tateyamaria omphalii genome:
- a CDS encoding MFS transporter: protein MRMLISFAALFLSVILLQLSSGALGPLDALSGLVLDFTRQEIGLLGSAHFLGFFVGCWWAPRLMGSVGHSRAFAAFTAAGAIGLIAHMLIVDPMAWAVMRVASGMCVAGCYTVIEAWLQSKVTNETRGRTMAVYRLMDMGASLAAQLVIGVLEPASYVSYNILAIVCCAALLPLTLTRVKQPETPSAPRLRPRLAAQRSPLAAAGVVVAALSSASFRMVGPIYGQEVGLTTQQIAWFMAAFVLGGALAQYPVGWLADKYDRRWVLIWLSGAAVASCGITAFATGLSPTGIMITAGVFGLTTFPIYSVAAAHAHDFADASERVELSAALMFYFALGAIAAPFTASALIDTFGPPALFAMIAVGHVALIVFGLARMRARATPAERTRYVYAPRTSFQIGRLLGRSRDGK, encoded by the coding sequence ATGCGTATGCTCATTTCCTTCGCGGCCCTGTTTCTGTCGGTCATTCTGCTGCAACTCAGCTCGGGCGCGCTTGGCCCGCTCGACGCACTGTCGGGGCTGGTCCTGGACTTCACACGGCAAGAGATCGGCCTTCTGGGCTCTGCCCACTTCCTCGGCTTCTTCGTCGGTTGCTGGTGGGCGCCCCGGCTCATGGGCAGCGTCGGGCACAGCCGCGCCTTTGCCGCGTTCACGGCAGCGGGCGCCATCGGCCTGATCGCGCATATGCTGATTGTGGACCCCATGGCCTGGGCCGTCATGCGGGTCGCCTCCGGCATGTGCGTGGCGGGCTGCTACACGGTGATCGAGGCTTGGTTGCAATCCAAGGTCACGAACGAAACCCGCGGACGCACCATGGCCGTCTACCGACTGATGGACATGGGCGCGTCGCTTGCGGCCCAGCTGGTCATCGGGGTGCTCGAACCGGCAAGCTATGTCAGCTATAACATCCTTGCCATCGTCTGCTGCGCGGCACTCCTGCCCCTGACACTGACCCGGGTCAAACAGCCCGAAACCCCCTCTGCCCCCCGCCTGCGCCCGCGCCTCGCTGCACAACGCTCACCCCTCGCGGCCGCAGGTGTGGTTGTCGCCGCCCTGTCCAGCGCATCCTTCCGCATGGTCGGCCCGATCTACGGGCAAGAGGTTGGGCTGACCACGCAGCAAATCGCATGGTTCATGGCCGCCTTTGTCCTCGGTGGCGCGCTCGCGCAATACCCCGTTGGCTGGCTTGCGGACAAATACGACCGGCGCTGGGTGCTGATCTGGCTGTCTGGCGCCGCCGTTGCCAGTTGCGGCATCACCGCATTCGCAACAGGCCTCAGCCCCACAGGCATCATGATCACCGCAGGCGTCTTCGGTCTGACGACCTTCCCGATCTACTCTGTGGCAGCCGCCCACGCGCACGACTTCGCTGACGCATCAGAACGGGTGGAGCTGTCGGCCGCGCTCATGTTCTACTTCGCGCTTGGGGCCATTGCGGCACCGTTCACCGCTTCGGCCCTGATCGACACCTTCGGCCCGCCTGCGCTGTTTGCCATGATCGCGGTGGGGCATGTCGCCCTGATTGTCTTCGGCCTCGCCCGAATGCGCGCGCGGGCCACACCCGCCGAGCGCACGCGCTATGTCTATGCCCCGCGCACCTCGTTCCAGATCGGGCGTTTGCTGGGCCGAAGCCGTGACGGCAAGTAA
- a CDS encoding Lrp/AsnC family transcriptional regulator, with translation MVIHPADAPQKQPVTLDRLDQLILTALAEDGRISITDLAARIGLSKSPTQARLRRLEKSGIIMGYRALLDPISLGLDHVAFVEVRLSDTREAALRAFNTAVQQVPEIEQAHMIASHFDYLLKVRTRNMAHYRQFLGDVISGLPHVASTSTYVAMEAVKEVMLPGLD, from the coding sequence ATGGTAATTCACCCCGCAGATGCACCGCAAAAACAGCCCGTCACCCTGGATCGACTGGACCAGCTGATTCTCACTGCGTTGGCCGAAGATGGGCGGATCAGCATCACTGACCTCGCCGCCCGCATCGGACTGTCCAAGTCGCCCACGCAGGCGCGGCTTCGGCGTCTCGAAAAGTCTGGTATCATCATGGGCTACCGCGCGCTGCTGGACCCGATTTCGCTGGGGCTTGATCATGTCGCCTTTGTCGAGGTGCGGTTGAGCGATACGCGCGAGGCGGCCTTGCGGGCCTTTAACACCGCAGTGCAACAGGTGCCCGAGATCGAACAGGCGCATATGATCGCGAGCCACTTCGACTATCTGCTCAAGGTCCGCACCCGCAACATGGCGCATTACCGTCAGTTTCTGGGCGATGTGATTTCCGGCCTGCCGCATGTGGCATCGACTTCGACTTATGTGGCGATGGAAGCGGTCAAAGAGGTGATGCTGCCCGGTCTGGACTGA
- a CDS encoding iron chelate uptake ABC transporter family permease subunit translates to MVACWGRHWDVLALGHDAATNPGLRVRREMVFALLLVAVLVSVSTALVGAVAFLGLLVVSLARLVDASETHPRLLPIAPLISAIALVGGQLVPERATPLSVVVDLLGGLLFFVLLLKGWSR, encoded by the coding sequence ATGGTGGCGTGTTGGGGGCGGCACTGGGATGTGCTGGCTTTGGGACATGATGCAGCCACCAATCCGGGTTTGCGGGTCCGGCGCGAGATGGTGTTTGCGCTGCTCTTGGTCGCGGTTCTGGTTTCGGTGTCCACGGCGCTTGTTGGAGCCGTTGCATTTCTTGGTCTTTTGGTTGTTAGTCTTGCGCGGCTGGTGGATGCGTCCGAGACCCACCCGCGGCTTTTGCCCATAGCGCCGCTGATCTCGGCCATTGCGCTTGTCGGCGGGCAATTGGTGCCGGAGCGGGCCACACCGCTGTCGGTGGTCGTCGATCTGCTGGGTGGATTGCTGTTTTTCGTACTCTTGCTCAAAGGTTGGTCCCGATGA
- a CDS encoding tetratricopeptide repeat protein: protein MKRYMPAITFACVPVWAIACPAPPDIAAELGALIEEANAAPDERAGRAASDKMWQVWLRAPDASAQEVLDRGMRQRGNFDFVGAYDSFDALVAYCPDYAEGYNQRAFISFLREDFAAALMDLDRALALSPDHVGAQSGRALTLMNLGRRDEARAQLEAALVNNPWLSERHLLADGAPLGPVGEEL, encoded by the coding sequence ATGAAGCGATATATGCCAGCCATTACGTTTGCGTGCGTACCCGTATGGGCGATCGCGTGCCCCGCACCGCCCGACATCGCCGCAGAACTTGGCGCGTTGATTGAAGAGGCGAATGCCGCCCCGGATGAACGCGCGGGCCGGGCGGCCTCGGACAAGATGTGGCAGGTCTGGCTGCGGGCACCCGATGCCTCGGCGCAGGAGGTTCTGGATCGCGGCATGCGCCAGCGCGGCAATTTTGATTTTGTCGGTGCGTATGACAGCTTTGACGCCTTGGTTGCGTATTGTCCGGACTATGCCGAAGGGTACAACCAGCGCGCTTTCATCAGCTTTTTGCGAGAGGATTTCGCGGCGGCGCTGATGGATCTGGATCGGGCGTTGGCCCTGTCGCCGGACCATGTTGGTGCGCAATCGGGGCGTGCGCTGACCTTGATGAACCTGGGCCGCCGCGATGAGGCGCGGGCGCAGCTTGAGGCTGCGCTGGTGAACAATCCATGGCTGTCGGAGCGTCACTTGCTGGCCGACGGTGCGCCCTTGGGACCTGTCGGCGAGGAGCTGTAA
- a CDS encoding YceI family protein, whose protein sequence is MHRRHLLLCALATLAPRTTLAGPRPYRLGGGGATITYTFMLNGAPVKGTVPISQADLQVDPDNLAASTAVVRADVRRARTGLIFATEALKSASVLDAATHPTAQFRSTRVRLGPGGRISDGATLDGDLTLRGVTRNVRFDAGLFRARGSAAEDFSRLTVMLKGRVDRRDFGASGYPDLVDNNVGIDITAEISAAG, encoded by the coding sequence ATGCACCGCCGTCACCTTCTGCTTTGCGCCCTCGCAACGCTTGCCCCGCGCACCACACTCGCCGGTCCCAGGCCTTATCGGCTGGGCGGCGGGGGTGCCACGATCACCTATACGTTCATGTTGAACGGCGCCCCGGTCAAAGGGACGGTGCCGATCAGCCAGGCCGATCTGCAGGTGGACCCTGACAACCTTGCCGCCTCGACCGCTGTCGTGCGCGCAGACGTGCGCCGCGCCCGCACCGGGCTTATCTTTGCGACCGAGGCGCTGAAATCCGCCTCCGTCCTCGATGCGGCCACCCACCCCACTGCACAGTTCCGATCAACCCGCGTGCGGCTCGGCCCCGGCGGGCGTATCTCGGACGGTGCCACGCTCGACGGGGATCTGACCCTGCGCGGGGTCACCCGCAACGTCCGCTTCGATGCGGGCCTCTTCCGCGCGCGTGGCAGCGCGGCGGAGGATTTCTCCCGGCTCACCGTCATGCTCAAGGGCCGCGTGGACCGGCGCGACTTTGGCGCCTCGGGATACCCGGACCTTGTGGACAACAACGTCGGTATCGACATCACCGCGGAAATCAGCGCAGCAGGCTAA
- a CDS encoding ImuA family protein translates to MPLPTALTHRTHTRTAPCLPLLPEGAQHGLGDGLALGRVHEACGPARHRFALWLAAQTTGPVIWITTDWNTESLNPCGFAPIVDPARLLLVHARRPEDVLWSMEEVLRSGTVPLAIADLPGLPGLTPVRRMHLAAENGAAGKGDAPLGLLLTPGMGGAQGVESRWHLATDHKGAPGRWTLTRLRARTAPERAWNVTRQPGQPLPRVSGSINAA, encoded by the coding sequence ATGCCGCTGCCCACCGCACTTACCCACCGCACACACACCCGTACCGCCCCGTGCCTGCCCCTCTTGCCCGAGGGCGCGCAGCACGGGCTGGGCGATGGGCTGGCGCTTGGCCGCGTGCATGAGGCATGCGGCCCCGCCCGCCACCGCTTTGCCCTGTGGCTCGCGGCCCAGACGACAGGCCCGGTGATCTGGATCACCACGGACTGGAACACCGAAAGCCTGAACCCCTGCGGCTTCGCGCCCATCGTCGATCCGGCCCGGCTGCTTCTGGTCCATGCCAGACGGCCCGAAGACGTGCTGTGGAGCATGGAGGAAGTGCTGCGGTCCGGCACCGTGCCCCTGGCCATCGCCGATCTGCCCGGCCTGCCGGGGCTGACGCCGGTGCGGCGAATGCACCTGGCCGCCGAAAATGGCGCTGCGGGCAAGGGGGACGCGCCGCTGGGCCTGCTGCTGACCCCCGGCATGGGTGGCGCGCAAGGGGTGGAAAGCCGCTGGCATCTGGCGACCGATCACAAGGGCGCCCCGGGGCGTTGGACACTCACCCGCCTGCGGGCGCGCACCGCTCCCGAACGGGCGTGGAATGTCACGCGCCAGCCGGGCCAGCCCCTGCCGCGCGTGTCCGGATCGATCAACGCCGCGTGA
- a CDS encoding aldo/keto reductase — MERRKLGRTGIEVSALCLGSMTWGTQNTEAEGHAQIDRALDAGIDFVDTAEMYPVNPIAKDTIGRTEEIIGTWFERGGARDRMILASKHSGAGMRHVRDGADISGATIPGAVEGSLKRLQTDYIDLYQFHWPNRGSYMFRQNWAYDPSGHDTAAVRQNMEDCLGALQREVERGTIRAFGLSNESAWGTAQWLAASDRTGGPRVASVQNEYSLMCRFYDTDMSELSLNEDVGLLSFSPLAVGLLTGKYQGGAVPDGSRLTLNSDLGGRKTARAFEAVDAYLAVARKHGLDPSQMALAWCVTRPFMCSAIFGATTMAQLEVAIGAADVQLSDEVMADLDAAHRAHPMPY, encoded by the coding sequence ATGGAACGACGTAAGCTGGGCCGCACGGGGATCGAGGTGTCGGCGCTTTGCCTGGGCTCGATGACCTGGGGCACACAGAACACCGAGGCAGAAGGGCACGCGCAGATCGATCGGGCGCTTGATGCGGGAATCGACTTTGTCGACACGGCAGAGATGTACCCGGTGAACCCCATCGCCAAGGACACCATCGGCCGGACCGAAGAGATCATCGGCACCTGGTTTGAGCGCGGCGGTGCGCGGGACCGGATGATCCTGGCCTCCAAGCACTCAGGGGCCGGGATGCGCCATGTGCGCGACGGGGCTGATATCTCCGGTGCGACAATCCCTGGCGCGGTCGAGGGATCGCTCAAGCGGCTGCAGACCGACTACATCGACCTTTATCAATTTCACTGGCCCAATCGCGGCAGCTACATGTTTCGCCAGAACTGGGCCTATGACCCGTCGGGCCATGACACGGCCGCCGTGCGCCAGAATATGGAGGACTGTCTGGGCGCGCTGCAACGCGAGGTGGAGCGCGGCACGATCCGCGCCTTTGGCCTGTCCAACGAAAGCGCGTGGGGCACCGCGCAATGGCTTGCGGCCTCCGACCGGACAGGCGGGCCGCGCGTGGCGTCTGTCCAGAACGAGTATTCGTTGATGTGCCGGTTCTATGATACGGACATGTCCGAGTTGAGCCTGAACGAAGATGTCGGGCTTTTGTCGTTTTCACCTTTGGCCGTCGGGCTTTTGACCGGGAAATATCAGGGCGGTGCGGTGCCTGATGGATCACGGCTGACGCTGAACTCTGATCTGGGCGGGCGCAAGACCGCGCGGGCCTTTGAAGCTGTGGATGCCTATCTGGCCGTGGCGCGCAAGCATGGGTTGGACCCGAGCCAGATGGCGCTGGCGTGGTGTGTGACGCGGCCCTTCATGTGTTCGGCGATCTTCGGCGCGACGACCATGGCGCAGTTGGAGGTCGCAATTGGGGCCGCTGATGTGCAGTTGAGCGACGAGGTGATGGCCGATCTGGACGCGGCGCACCGAGCCCATCCGATGCCGTACTGA
- a CDS encoding methyl-accepting chemotaxis protein has translation MPETGYSRLFLSRLNTLMVKALATTAFLTISVLAAMVTFDYTAQRNLLHNEMTSRAENVTELLAMQLGGSIKFANEIAIRDIATSVLSAAEPEARSVFVTGPEGDSMYATSVGVDATLDPRIYARQAIETAGAVRSDDGMVVAYPVFFGSEQLIAGAVVTTWDDARIISLLSRNQMIAMAVAISVFVVTMAFLILYAWYDVSRPLNRIASVMKAMAREKYDIDVPGTQRGDEIGNIARRLHGFRNALSNAQKGQRESAFKSAAFEGSTAPMMIVDERGRINFTNPACAVLLDDLLPGLADLWPDATGENWIGADLSNLEGFAELAALDRPTGVRDAGTTVLRVGDRHVRVTISPACDDADQPIGAVVEWSEQTVAHRNAALLGGIDSTQMRIEFDAQGQCSDINDVAASRLKLDPGDLSHLSLQSILAPVQSTADIPEDVLGNLAEGDGIHGKIDLIRSDGKRVVVDGSFINVSTADGIMERCILIGTDVTVAEAEVRDARDRQARLAEEQAKVVAALGHSLQCLSEGDLTLELTAPFPPEYEKLRRDFNNALVGLRSAMTSVTHNVESIRNETTEITSAADDLSRRTERQAATLEETAAALDELTSSVRSAAEGADAASKMSEDAQQNAEHGGEIARQAVVAMDGIKASSQEISKITSVIDDIAFQTNLLALNAGVEAARAGEAGRGFAVVATEVRALAQRSSEAAREINTLISTSGEQVQQGVHLVDSTGTALAAIVSSVDDISNRVAEIASSARQQSAGLNEINAAVNELDHVTQQNAAMFEETTAASHALTGEADALAEAVAKFNIGTSRLAVRAGEQSASAQVDISKSLATDGALALQPEREEEPIATGWEEF, from the coding sequence ATGCCAGAAACTGGTTACAGCCGGTTGTTTTTGTCCCGTTTGAACACCCTGATGGTCAAGGCGCTTGCAACGACAGCATTTCTGACAATATCCGTCCTGGCCGCGATGGTGACGTTCGACTACACGGCGCAGCGCAATCTGTTGCACAACGAGATGACATCGCGCGCCGAAAATGTGACCGAACTTTTGGCTATGCAGCTGGGCGGATCCATCAAGTTCGCCAACGAAATCGCCATCCGGGACATCGCCACCAGTGTCTTGTCCGCGGCCGAACCGGAGGCGCGCAGCGTGTTCGTCACGGGCCCTGAAGGCGACTCCATGTACGCAACTTCGGTCGGTGTGGATGCGACCCTAGACCCGCGCATCTATGCGCGACAGGCGATCGAAACCGCGGGAGCGGTCAGGTCGGATGATGGGATGGTTGTTGCCTATCCGGTCTTCTTCGGGTCCGAGCAGTTGATTGCCGGTGCCGTGGTCACAACATGGGATGACGCTCGGATCATTTCGCTTTTGAGCCGCAACCAGATGATTGCCATGGCGGTCGCGATCAGCGTTTTCGTTGTGACGATGGCCTTTTTGATCTTGTACGCTTGGTATGACGTGTCGCGACCGCTGAACCGCATTGCGTCCGTCATGAAGGCGATGGCGCGCGAGAAATACGACATAGACGTGCCCGGCACGCAGCGCGGCGACGAGATCGGCAACATCGCCCGCCGACTTCACGGGTTCAGGAATGCCTTGTCCAATGCGCAGAAAGGTCAACGCGAAAGTGCGTTCAAAAGCGCAGCTTTCGAAGGATCTACGGCGCCAATGATGATTGTGGACGAGCGTGGGCGCATCAATTTTACCAATCCTGCATGCGCGGTGTTGTTGGATGATTTGTTGCCGGGACTTGCAGATCTATGGCCCGACGCGACAGGAGAGAACTGGATCGGCGCGGACTTGAGCAATCTGGAGGGGTTTGCCGAACTTGCCGCACTGGATAGGCCCACAGGTGTGCGCGACGCTGGAACCACCGTCTTGCGTGTTGGGGACCGGCACGTTCGCGTGACTATAAGCCCTGCATGCGACGACGCGGATCAGCCCATTGGCGCGGTTGTCGAATGGTCCGAGCAGACTGTGGCCCACCGAAACGCTGCATTGCTGGGTGGAATTGATAGCACCCAGATGCGTATTGAGTTTGATGCACAGGGGCAATGCTCTGACATCAACGACGTTGCAGCCTCGCGTCTGAAACTGGATCCAGGCGATCTGTCGCACTTATCCTTGCAGTCGATTTTGGCGCCCGTACAATCCACTGCCGATATTCCCGAGGATGTGCTTGGCAATCTGGCGGAGGGGGACGGCATCCACGGCAAGATCGACCTCATTCGCAGCGATGGCAAGCGGGTCGTCGTTGACGGCAGTTTTATCAACGTGTCGACTGCGGATGGCATCATGGAACGGTGCATTCTGATTGGAACGGATGTGACCGTGGCCGAAGCGGAAGTCCGCGATGCACGCGACCGACAAGCCCGTCTGGCAGAAGAGCAGGCCAAGGTTGTTGCCGCATTGGGTCACAGTCTTCAATGCCTCTCCGAGGGAGATCTCACTTTGGAACTGACCGCGCCGTTCCCGCCCGAGTATGAAAAGCTGAGGCGGGACTTCAACAATGCGCTGGTCGGGTTGCGTAGTGCCATGACCAGCGTAACGCACAACGTTGAATCGATCCGCAATGAAACAACGGAGATCACCAGCGCCGCGGACGATCTTTCCCGTCGGACGGAACGGCAAGCCGCCACGTTAGAGGAAACAGCCGCCGCGCTAGACGAATTGACGTCGTCGGTCCGATCCGCGGCCGAGGGTGCCGATGCAGCCAGCAAAATGTCCGAAGACGCGCAGCAAAACGCGGAACATGGAGGAGAGATTGCACGCCAGGCCGTGGTCGCGATGGATGGGATCAAGGCATCGTCGCAGGAGATTTCAAAGATTACGTCGGTCATTGACGATATCGCCTTCCAAACCAACCTGTTGGCTCTGAATGCGGGTGTCGAGGCCGCCCGCGCAGGTGAGGCGGGGCGCGGATTTGCGGTTGTCGCCACCGAGGTCCGCGCGCTGGCGCAACGATCTTCTGAAGCTGCGCGCGAGATCAACACCCTTATTTCGACCAGCGGCGAACAGGTGCAGCAGGGCGTCCACTTGGTCGACAGCACCGGCACGGCCCTGGCTGCAATTGTGTCATCGGTGGATGACATTTCAAACCGGGTGGCTGAAATTGCCAGTTCGGCGCGACAACAATCCGCCGGTCTGAATGAGATCAACGCGGCGGTGAACGAATTGGATCACGTCACGCAGCAAAACGCCGCCATGTTCGAGGAAACGACGGCCGCCAGCCATGCGCTTACTGGTGAGGCGGATGCGCTTGCGGAAGCCGTTGCGAAATTCAACATCGGAACAAGCCGGCTTGCGGTACGGGCCGGTGAGCAAAGCGCATCAGCACAAGTCGACATATCAAAGTCGCTCGCGACAGACGGCGCGCTGGCATTGCAGCCCGAACGCGAAGAAGAACCCATAGCCACCGGATGGGAAGAGTTCTGA
- the metG gene encoding methionine--tRNA ligase: protein MQRHLITSAIPYINGIKHLGNLVGSQLPADLYARYQRARGNEVLFLCATDEHGTPAELAAAKAGKPVAEYCAEMHAIQAEIAKGFRLSFDHFGRSSSPQNHALTQHFAGRLADAGLIREVTEKQVYSNADGRFLPDRYIEGTCPNCGYDKARGDQCENCTKQLDPTDLIDPRSAISGSTDLEVRETTHLFLRQSALKDDLDAWIDSKTDWPVLTTSIAKKWLHDGDGLQDRGITRDLDWGIPVRRGDKDWPGMEGKVFYVWFDAPIEYIACAREWADAQGGADWERWWRTDKGADDVRYTQFMGKDNVPFHTLSFPATILGSGEPWKMVDHLKSFNYLNYDGGQFSTSQGRGVFMDQALEILPADYWRWWLLSNCPETSDSEFTWELFQQGVNKDLADVLGNFVSRVTKFCRSKFGETVPEGGAYGNAEQALIADLDTRIARYAALMDAMEVRKAAQELRAIWVSGNEYLQTAAPWATIKEDEARAAMQIRLGLNLIALYAALSSPFIPDTSALMATALGLQDLNWPDTAEDALTRLQAGQAFTVPENLFAKISDDDRSAWQERFSGIRE, encoded by the coding sequence ATGCAGCGTCACCTGATCACCTCCGCCATCCCGTATATCAACGGCATCAAGCACCTCGGGAACCTGGTGGGCAGCCAGTTGCCCGCCGACCTTTACGCCCGCTACCAGCGCGCGCGCGGAAACGAGGTGCTGTTTCTCTGCGCCACGGACGAGCACGGCACGCCAGCGGAACTGGCCGCGGCCAAAGCAGGCAAGCCGGTCGCCGAATACTGCGCAGAGATGCACGCGATCCAGGCAGAGATCGCCAAGGGTTTCCGCCTGTCCTTCGACCATTTCGGGCGCTCCTCGTCACCGCAGAACCACGCGTTGACGCAGCACTTTGCAGGGCGGCTGGCAGATGCAGGTTTGATCCGTGAAGTGACCGAAAAACAGGTCTATTCCAACGCCGACGGGCGGTTTCTGCCCGACCGCTATATCGAAGGGACCTGCCCCAATTGCGGCTATGACAAAGCACGCGGCGACCAGTGCGAGAACTGCACCAAGCAGTTGGATCCAACCGACCTGATCGACCCGCGCAGCGCCATCTCCGGCTCGACCGACCTTGAGGTGCGCGAGACAACGCACCTTTTCCTGCGCCAATCCGCGCTCAAGGACGATCTCGACGCATGGATCGACAGCAAGACGGACTGGCCTGTCCTGACCACCTCCATCGCCAAGAAGTGGCTGCATGACGGCGACGGCCTGCAGGATCGCGGCATCACGCGGGACCTCGATTGGGGCATTCCCGTGCGCCGGGGCGACAAAGACTGGCCCGGCATGGAAGGCAAGGTGTTTTACGTCTGGTTCGACGCGCCCATCGAATACATCGCCTGCGCTCGCGAATGGGCCGATGCGCAGGGCGGCGCCGACTGGGAACGCTGGTGGCGGACGGACAAGGGCGCGGATGACGTGCGCTACACCCAGTTCATGGGCAAGGACAACGTGCCCTTCCACACACTCAGCTTTCCGGCCACCATCCTTGGCTCGGGCGAGCCGTGGAAGATGGTCGATCACCTCAAGTCGTTCAACTACCTGAACTATGACGGCGGTCAATTCTCGACCAGCCAGGGCCGCGGCGTCTTCATGGACCAGGCGCTCGAGATCCTGCCCGCCGACTATTGGCGCTGGTGGCTGCTGTCGAACTGCCCCGAAACATCCGATTCCGAATTCACGTGGGAGCTGTTCCAGCAGGGCGTGAACAAGGATCTGGCCGACGTGCTGGGCAACTTTGTCAGCCGCGTGACCAAGTTCTGCCGGTCCAAGTTTGGCGAGACAGTGCCGGAAGGTGGCGCATACGGAAACGCAGAACAGGCCCTTATCGCCGACCTCGATACCCGGATCGCGCGCTATGCCGCGTTGATGGACGCCATGGAGGTGCGCAAGGCCGCGCAGGAACTGCGTGCCATCTGGGTGTCCGGGAACGAGTACCTGCAAACAGCTGCCCCCTGGGCAACGATCAAGGAGGACGAGGCGCGTGCGGCCATGCAGATCCGGCTGGGTCTGAACCTTATTGCGCTCTACGCCGCACTGTCGTCGCCCTTCATTCCGGACACGTCTGCGCTGATGGCGACTGCGTTGGGGCTCCAAGACTTGAACTGGCCGGACACCGCAGAAGACGCGCTGACCCGGTTGCAGGCCGGACAGGCATTCACCGTGCCGGAAAATCTTTTTGCAAAGATCAGCGATGATGATCGTAGCGCCTGGCAAGAGCGGTTCTCAGGCATTCGCGAATGA
- a CDS encoding ATP-binding cassette domain-containing protein, with protein MISIRNVVHDIAGRPILCDVSLDLPKHGISTLIQPNGAGTSPLLSLVARLLPLQQGRITVDAHDLTTCDTAVLARILAICRRSGYSAPAKRGGPCCLWAVSALW; from the coding sequence ATGATTTCGATCCGGAATGTGGTCCATGACATCGCGGGCAGACCTATCCTGTGTGACGTGTCACTTGATCTGCCGAAACACGGTATAAGCACGCTGATCCAACCGAATGGCGCCGGCACGTCGCCCCTGTTGTCCCTGGTCGCCCGGCTGTTGCCGTTGCAGCAGGGCCGCATAACGGTCGATGCGCATGACCTTACGACCTGCGATACCGCCGTGCTGGCCCGTATCCTGGCGATCTGCCGCAGATCAGGATACAGCGCCCCGGCTAAGCGTGGCGGACCTTGTTGCCTTTGGGCGGTATCCGCATTGTGGTGA
- a CDS encoding GlxA family transcriptional regulator: MTKIAILVLQNTNMLSLAAAVDPLRAANRQAAQDLYGWEFLTPTDSPVRLTSGLIIPANPIHRRAACDALILVAGFDPAHQASPNLLASIRRLTTKTVTLLAIDGGAWLAAKAGLLDGHNATTHWEDLEIFAETFPAVTVKNARYVVSGARWTSGGAAPALDMMLHLIAQQQGPQLAAKVAAGFIHTAHPAPSDPQIRHLPSTGHNRITARAHEVMEAHLDTPLRIPDIAARLALSPRRLQQHFQTQFGHSPKAHYAALRLSEAHRLITTTTQNLHDIALTTGFSSQSGLSRAHMAQYGQSPRAARAQALHLAR, from the coding sequence ATGACTAAAATCGCAATCCTCGTGCTGCAAAACACCAACATGTTGTCCCTCGCCGCCGCCGTGGACCCATTGCGCGCCGCCAACAGGCAAGCGGCACAAGACCTCTACGGGTGGGAATTTCTCACTCCGACCGACAGCCCCGTGCGTCTCACCTCCGGCCTGATCATCCCCGCCAATCCCATTCACCGGCGCGCGGCCTGTGACGCGCTGATCCTCGTGGCAGGCTTCGACCCCGCCCATCAGGCCAGTCCAAACCTCCTGGCCAGCATCCGGCGCCTGACAACCAAAACTGTCACGCTGCTCGCCATCGACGGCGGCGCGTGGCTGGCGGCCAAGGCCGGGCTGCTTGACGGGCACAACGCCACAACCCATTGGGAAGATTTGGAGATCTTTGCCGAAACCTTCCCCGCCGTGACTGTCAAAAACGCGCGCTACGTGGTATCCGGAGCCCGATGGACCAGCGGTGGCGCAGCCCCGGCGCTTGACATGATGCTGCATCTGATCGCGCAACAGCAAGGCCCGCAACTGGCCGCCAAGGTGGCCGCCGGTTTCATCCACACCGCACACCCCGCGCCGTCAGACCCGCAAATCCGACACCTGCCTTCAACGGGCCACAACCGGATCACCGCCCGCGCTCACGAAGTGATGGAAGCGCACCTGGACACCCCGCTGCGGATCCCCGACATCGCCGCACGCCTGGCCCTCAGCCCAAGGCGCCTGCAACAGCACTTTCAGACCCAGTTCGGCCACAGCCCAAAGGCACATTACGCCGCTCTGCGCCTCTCAGAGGCGCATCGGCTGATCACCACCACCACGCAGAACCTGCACGACATCGCGCTCACCACAGGCTTCTCCAGCCAGTCCGGCCTGTCGCGCGCGCATATGGCCCAATACGGCCAAAGCCCGCGCGCCGCCCGCGCCCAAGCCCTTCATCTTGCCAGATAA